TCGTCTCTGAATATACAACTGGCGGACCGTGTATATCTTGtgtttgtttgattatttttctattttgttgtTTACTAACTATGAGTTTTTTCTTTGAACCGcataaaatgaatttataaaaatgtaaacTTATCTTTATTTGAATcgatttggttgatttttttgatttgattcggcCTTTTTTTATTCGATTCAATTTTTGTGATACAGTTTGCACTAAAACTTAAATGAAACTTTTCAGTGCCCAAAATTTGAaccgaattaaaaaaattaatatttttaaatatcaaactGAATCTATAAATACTACTAGTTCTCAATGAAATGTCATCTGAAACTCAAATAATCATCTATCATAACCTCGCAAAatgaggaaaaagaaaaaaagacaaaaaaaatttactttccTAATGAATGTACCTAGGGCTAAAAGACAATTCTTGGGATTTATTTTACTTCATCTTCTTTGCTGTTGCACTATCAAAACTGAAGCTCCATTACACACTTCCTTAGAGGTAAGCAAATCTCCCATTGTCCCTAGCTCCGGATCTTCACTCCATTGCGATAATCCTATCGTTTGAGCCGATTCAACTCCATATCGTCTTCCAATTAGAAAAAGATCATAATCTTGTGCTATAGAATGAATAACTAATGCAGTTTGAGCTCCATCTTTCACTCTATGTTCTTgaaaatctataaatttattagttCGGGCACAATTCTTGATGTCGTTGATTGCTCTTGCATCGATAATTTTGTCTTCCCATTCGATTTTCCCTTCAACACTCCTATCATTATCATCGgaactaaaataaataactgTAAATCTTGCTGATGAATTGTTCGCAATTCGTTTCGCTAATGTCAATGCCTCGCGGTCATCTCTACCTCCTAAAAACACCATACACAAGTTAAAAAACGGTCCTTTCGATGCTTTCATTGGTGTCTTACGTAGTTTACTTCCGTCGAAAAATATCCCAACAGAACAAGGAGCTTTTTCAAGAACGCTGCAAGTTAAAGTCCGTAACCTAAGATTTTCCGTGTCGATAATAGGGTTAATTTCAGACCATTTCTGATGAAGCGGTATTAGTATAAGAGACGTTAGCTTATCAAGAGCAAGCGTACATATATCTTCATACATCAATTTAGTTGGAGAAATTGCTGTAAACATATTTACAGATGCAGCGCTCGTGTTATAATTTCTTATGTAGTGATTGAAGGAGAAAATGACGTTTTTCGAGCAGAGATTCGAAACGGGTTTATTCTTTTGGTAAGTTAAAAAAACAGGTGTGGCTCGACCGATTAGCTCGATAAGATGAAGAACATAAACACAGATAGGGTTTTGTTTTGTCGAACGAGAAGTTTCAAGAAATCTTATGACCGAAACTACGTCTTCGGGTTTATGGATACAAGTCAGAATTCGAAGCTCCGAATCGGGTTTTAAACTTGAAACGTTTCGTGCTTGGTAACCTGCATATTTTCTTGAAGGGTTGTATAGGATAGTGACAAGAACTGGAGAAACTGTTGAGCTGATCAATATGGATAAAGCTGCAATTCCAAATACTTGTTTTTTGATGCTCTGCAATTTCAACAAAATCTAAATTGTTAGATTCTTCCATATTTTATAGATGCAAGATGAATTAATTTAAACAGAATTATGacgaaattgataaatatacatattttgAATGTcagataattttataatttgtgtcATTTAGATCCGAGAAACATATAAAAAGGATCAAaagtctaattaataaaaaaaaattaaatatctttTAGTTCTATAATATTTTTAGGACAAATCAATATGCAATTGGAGAACAAACtgtaaaaaatatatgaagatagtaccactattttaataacgtgtcataatatgataggctacgtggtagactgagtctacctaagaatttctcgaatttttagatttattaaaaattatatgaattttttcttCAAATATTAACTAATTTATCGTAAAATAACTTAAGATACTTAAATGttaccttttttttatcaattaagtcttttgtttttttcttcgaTGTTCAAATatagttaataaaaaatataaaattgttaaCCAAATGGatacaatttttaatatatttatccaTTTCGTGTGGATATAGTAATTTCTTTTGCCAactaataaaacaaataaataatttttgaaagcGTACCCCAACTTCTTCCATAGCAACATATATGGCCAACTCGATGAAACCTTTGCAGCTCATGATGAAAGCAAGTGCTAAAGAATCAATTAATGGCATCTTAGAAAGCATTGTAGGAATCAAGCAAGCTGCGAATTTGACTGCGAAAATAAGAACTATAATCGAAATATAATAATACATTTCGCTATATTCGGTAAGGACGACAATCAAATCAACCCTCATCATTAGGGTTGCGATTTGGACGGGCAAAAGAATACCCAATGTCATAGCTTCAAATTTCTCGATGAAGGCAGAACCTAACGGCGGTCCAGACGGTACAAAAAACCCAATAATAAACGGACCTAAATGCGAACCCTGGTCGAATTTAAAAAACAACATTGTAGATAAAAAGGCGAGCGCCATTGTGATCCAAATCCAAAAGCTATTCACCGGTTTTCCAGCCGGAGTGTTACGAATTACCCGTAGCATCAAGGGTTTGAAAGTGAAAGCTAAGGCAATTATAAAGACAACGATTACTAAACGATTATTCACAGTATTCCATCCGAATGGGGTAGCCCTAATGAAAGAACTGATCGATGAGGCGACAACACCCGTCATGTCCGCTACTAATGCTGACGAAAGCCCTAGCCGTCCGAGTTCCGAATTGCTGAGTTTGAGATGATCAATTAGGTGAGAAATAACAGGAAATGCTGTGACTGATTGTAATTCTATAACATCAGCATCACCacgataaatattatttttgtctaCTATTTTTCTATAACCGTGACCGATTAGAATGGGGAATATTACTGATCCGATTCCGATCATCATCGCCTTGTTGCCCGTTTTCAATACTAATCCGGGATCCATTTTCACGGCTGATAAAAATAGGAATATGTAAGTTCCGAGTGTAGATAGTAAGTTGAGTGTTGCTTGACTGTCCGGAGGAAATAATTTCATTCTCACAAATTCATATTTCCCAAGAAATGTAGGACCAAGTATTATTCCAGTCTGCAATTTTACAATGATCATCAAAAATAGGTTAGAATTATGTCAAACTGAGCTTTAACAAATCTAGAAATTAAAATCAGTCTATGTAGCATGGAAATGAAAACGCTATAAAATGAGGAATgcgaaaaaagaagaagataaaaCACCATTTTTTTAACTAGAATATTTAATCAATATAGAGTTTCAAAAccttaaaaatatttctaaaaacgggttatatttgcaaattttgaaCGATTTAgtcataactgacaaaaattgcaaaggtttggtattttttaggATTTGACCTTAAAAATATCATATACTATTATTTGGTCTAGATTTGACCTTAATATTCATATttgttacttttttaaaaaaaatatttctttatttttcttttaagtaaaaaaaaaaccattatTTTGGTATTTCCTTAAAACCAAAAATCCAATCAAATTGAATCAAGTTGCACTTCTCTAATTTCATTAATTTCTATTTCCTAACTCGATCAGTTTTCAGAAAACTTACTTCcgaaaccaaatcaaaaacCGATTGCACACGCCTAGGGGCACAAGCAATCGTTCTAAGTTCAAATGTTTTTCTTTTAGGCCTCGAATTCGAATTTTCGcaaaaattgattgaaaaaagaaaagaaaatgaaaaggataGAATGAGAACTCACAATCATGGAGGAGACAATCAAAGAAATTCCCGCACGCTTGAGAACGAAATGAAACATATGACTCATAATGAAAATGAGACCAATCTGAACCTCCAGAACTGGCAATGAGAATTCCATAAAATGATGATTATAGcatataatttttgtattattatgaTAATCCATTTTTGATTATGTAATTAATCTTAATAGATTatctaaaaaacaattaatgtaTAGAAAAATTTCTgaagaaatatataaataaacatgGCTTTAATAAATATGGAGATCAATGAATTTTGTCAAATTGAATTACAGTTGCCTTGGAAGTTATGTTAGTTTATGTtaatatttagaaattaaataaataactgtttttttattttcttttgccaGTTTTCTCACATGCTAATACAACTTTGACTATTTATTTAACAGTTTCCACCTGCAACCAACCAACATGtattaaatagacaattttcagttaaaaataagattaattaaaaattaaatctcgcgttttttaattttgaaatgaacAGAAATTGGTTTTTAAAAACAGAATCCTATATTTTGAGCTAAATCTGGTGTGCTTGAGAGAAATCAGAtagtttgatttttcttttgacTAAAATTTTGACTTTCATAGAAACAAACAGATAGAAGTTAAATATTATATCTCCATTTTGAGTTTATCTCATTAATTAGGTATATTTTAGTAAAAGGATAGACAAATTTGTTCACATCCGTCGTATAATTATATAAAGgcaaaatatcttaaaaattcATACTTAGTGTAATTTGCGTTTTTTTAGTTCAAACTCTTTTTTCAACTTTAATTGTTATCATAGTTTCAATAGCAACTTCAATTACAGTAGTCGTCTTTCAATTTTAAACTCTATTTGTAGATTGTTTAAGAACTTagtaacatttttttatttcctttaaaaattatcacaatcacttgaaatttattcaaaatctccaattttagaTATCACCCTCTGACACGCTCACATAAAAAAGCTCACATAAAAAAAGCCATATCTCAACCTTTTTCAACAAAATCGCGGGAAACAATATTAAtcataaagtaaaatacaatgatgtaattataataaatctaatccaatttatattttgtaatcCAACAAactctaatttattttacattgattataattttaaaatatattaataataacaatgaattaattaatataatattacacTTACTATTGTTTTActtattagtataattaattaatgtaattaCTAGTTAATTCAACTCATAAAGATATTTTctaatccaaaaaaaaatactaactagcttaatattaattatacataaaaacaTTGGTATtgctataataaatttaattaatatgataAATCATAAATAAAGCTATTGAGgtcaattgattttaaaaataaataaatcgaaatattttatttatttctagtAAAAActcaaactaatttaaaattgattattaatataaataaattagtataattataatGATATTTTACGAGCCACGTGCCACGTAATGTGAAAGAGTCATTTAGAAGTCGAATATTTTATGttacaaattgaaataaaatgatcTAACTGGAAAGTGATAAAACTTAAGGTACTATGGATGAAAATTATCCTcaaattttgaaacaaaacaacAAACCTAATGAATTTCTTTCCGTAACAATTAGGGGTttcaattcattttaaaattgaagGCAATTTTTGCCCAAATCCTATTAATTGATTACTATATGGAAGCGCAGATGCCAAGTATCCGTTTCCTATAACTTCCCAGGTAATAATCTATTTCTCATGGTACTGCATTGTTATGTTTTCATTCTTGGTTTTTCGGTACATACGCCCACAAGGTGTTTGATTTTTTGtcaaagagaaaaaagaagagcccatatttcatttctaaatgaattttatttgaaaatgaatTCTTATATTTGGTATTCCgacttttaaatatgaaataaattgaatattttatttggaGTGTAAatgcaaatttaaattgtgaaaatttatttgaatcaaACACGTAtcttttataaattcaattgaatttcataaaaattgtgaaattcATTTGAACTAAGCAGACCCTCCGACGTTCAGAATCAAATTGCAATTTCATGTTGCGCAATTCAGATTGAAAAATCTTCTTGTCAAGTGAAATTCAGATAGAAAAATTCTATATATATACAAGATGTTCAAGCTGCGATTGCACATGTCtaatttatgaattatttgATACTACACTCATCTCTGAAGCTACAGAAAGTTTGGAGTTTGAGTTGCTATAATCTATTGTAGTCTCttgatttgtttttgttgttgcaCCACTAAAACAGAAGCTCTTGTTTCCAAATCTTTAGAAGCCAAATAGTCTCCGATCACACCTAACTCTGGAATTTCACTCCATTCTGCTAGTCCCGCCGTTTGTGGACACGAAATCTCATACCGTCTTCCTGCTATAAAAAGATCATACAATTTCGCCTTTTGAcgaacaaatgctaacgtttcttGTCCGTCTCTCACAACACGCTCTATGTACTCTACGTTTTCGTAAACATTTTTAGCCCTTCTCTTGACATCATCTAATAATAATGCGTCCACAATTCTATCTTCGATTTCTACGATTATGTCCTTAGCGACGAAATGTATGACCGTCAGGAATGCATTCGCGTCTCTCGACATTCGTTTTGCTAAAGTCAAGGCTTCACGGTCATCTTTCCCTCCAAAAAAGAACATACACAATTGAAGCTTATGCGACTCATCCGacgatgtatttttataatgtcCGAGCCCGCCACGGTCGAAAAAAATCCCGACTGAGCAAGGGGCTTTCTCGAGGACTTTTCGGTTTAGAGCTCTTAAATTTTTGTCCTCGGATTCAATGTATTCATGTATCGACCACTTTCGATGGAGTGGAATTATTATTAAGGAAGTGAGTTTATCGAGAGCAAGAGTGCAAATATCCTCATGCATCAAATCATACGTAGATATCGCCGTAAACAAATGGATTGACACGGTGCCCCATTTCGTTTTCTCAAACTGATTGAATGCATGGATGACATTTTTCGAGCTCGAGTTAGAAACCGGTTTCTGTTTCGAGTGGGCTATCATGATTGGGGTAGTTCTTCCGATTAGCTTGATTAGATGAAGGACATAAACGCCGATTGGTCTGTCTTTTGTCGGATAAGATGCATCGAGAAGTTTTATGATCGAAGCTACATTATCAGGTCTGTGAACACAAGCAAGAACTTTGAGCTCAGcatttggttttaaacttgtgatatttcttgtttgatAGCCTGCATATTTTCTTGAAGGATTGTAGAAAAATTTAACGATGACCGGAATGATGGCGGCGTTTAATAAAATGGATAATGCTACTAGGGCAAATATCTCTTCACTTATCATCTGAAAtcaatttagaagaaaaaatagTAAAAGGTCAGATCGAGTTTCAACAGTAGATATGTGTTCAATGAGAAACAAAGGTGAATTACATGCCTAGTACCCAAATTTTATCCATTTTATCAAATGGACaccaaacttaaaaataaattttaagtttaagttacaaaaaaagtacgaatattaaaaaagaaagagaacTACTTACCCTAGTGTCTCTGAAAATAACAGCCAAACATAGTTCAACAATGCCTTTATAGTTCATAATGAAAGAAAGTGCCATAGAATCAACCAAAGGAACCCTGGCAATCATAGAAGGAAACAAAGAAGATAACAATTTGGTTCCACAAGtaatcaaaatcaatttgatatatttcttCAACTTATAATATTCCGATATGACTAAAAATAAATCCGCCCTCATCATCGACGTCACTGTTAAAATTTCGAAAAGAACAGCTACGGTAAAAGATCCAAACTTCTCTTCGAAAGCCGATCCTAACGGAGCTCCCGCTGGCACAGCTAAACCGACGATAAACGGACCCAAAAACTGAACTTGACGAAGACAACTAAAGAATATTTCCGATCCTAGGGCAATCGCCAGAATAACGTAAATGTAAAAACTACTGATTGGTTTCGATTCCGGAGTTTTTCTGATGACCCAATTCATTGCGGGCCGTAGTATAAATATTAGAGCAAGAACAAAGAAGAGAATGTATTTAAAATACCTAACAACTAATACCCATAACCCTGTATCAACTAGGTTAAATGCGATTATCGTAATAATGCCAAGAAGTTCCGCAACTAACGATGAACATAATGATAACCGACCGAGTTCCGAATGCGAAATTTTTAGTTGATGACTGATCATGTAAGAAGTGACCGGAAAACATGTAATAGCATGAATCAAAGTTAGACACCAACTTGCGAGAAAATCAACTTCGGATAGATAATATTCGGCTCTGGAATTTACATATATTAGCCCTAGTACTAACGGTAATGTTAC
This region of Mercurialis annua linkage group LG1-X, ddMerAnnu1.2, whole genome shotgun sequence genomic DNA includes:
- the LOC126665948 gene encoding cation/H(+) antiporter 9-like, with amino-acid sequence MSNINFPEQYKYSGFKANNLTLVCINIPPHTNSYGMLASKRLSEFSTYPLPLLELQIFVIFIFANAFHYMLKPLGASSFVSCLFAGVVLGPTFLGQFEFTRKWFFPHESQDRIMSLALLGYSLFLFLSGVKMDVGMVLRTGTKALSIGVLSVTLPLVLGLIYVNSRAEYYLSEVDFLASWCLTLIHAITCFPVTSYMISHQLKISHSELGRLSLCSSLVAELLGIITIIAFNLVDTGLWVLVVRYFKYILFFVLALIFILRPAMNWVIRKTPESKPISSFYIYVILAIALGSEIFFSCLRQVQFLGPFIVGLAVPAGAPLGSAFEEKFGSFTVAVLFEILTVTSMMRADLFLVISEYYKLKKYIKLILITCGTKLLSSLFPSMIARVPLVDSMALSFIMNYKGIVELCLAVIFRDTRMISEEIFALVALSILLNAAIIPVIVKFFYNPSRKYAGYQTRNITSLKPNAELKVLACVHRPDNVASIIKLLDASYPTKDRPIGVYVLHLIKLIGRTTPIMIAHSKQKPVSNSSSKNVIHAFNQFEKTKWGTVSIHLFTAISTYDLMHEDICTLALDKLTSLIIIPLHRKWSIHEYIESEDKNLRALNRKVLEKAPCSVGIFFDRGGLGHYKNTSSDESHKLQLCMFFFGGKDDREALTLAKRMSRDANAFLTVIHFVAKDIIVEIEDRIVDALLLDDVKRRAKNVYENVEYIERVVRDGQETLAFVRQKAKLYDLFIAGRRYEISCPQTAGLAEWSEIPELGVIGDYLASKDLETRASVLVVQQQKQIKRLQ
- the LOC126674703 gene encoding cation/H(+) antiporter 4-like, giving the protein MDYHNNTKIICYNHHFMEFSLPVLEVQIGLIFIMSHMFHFVLKRAGISLIVSSMITGIILGPTFLGKYEFVRMKLFPPDSQATLNLLSTLGTYIFLFLSAVKMDPGLVLKTGNKAMMIGIGSVIFPILIGHGYRKIVDKNNIYRGDADVIELQSVTAFPVISHLIDHLKLSNSELGRLGLSSALVADMTGVVASSISSFIRATPFGWNTVNNRLVIVVFIIALAFTFKPLMLRVIRNTPAGKPVNSFWIWITMALAFLSTMLFFKFDQGSHLGPFIIGFFVPSGPPLGSAFIEKFEAMTLGILLPVQIATLMMRVDLIVVLTEYSEMYYYISIIVLIFAVKFAACLIPTMLSKMPLIDSLALAFIMSCKGFIELAIYVAMEEVGSIKKQVFGIAALSILISSTVSPVLVTILYNPSRKYAGYQARNVSSLKPDSELRILTCIHKPEDVVSVIRFLETSRSTKQNPICVYVLHLIELIGRATPVFLTYQKNKPVSNLCSKNVIFSFNHYIRNYNTSAASVNMFTAISPTKLMYEDICTLALDKLTSLILIPLHQKWSEINPIIDTENLRLRTLTCSVLEKAPCSVGIFFDGSKLRKTPMKASKGPFFNLCMVFLGGRDDREALTLAKRIANNSSARFTVIYFSSDDNDRSVEGKIEWEDKIIDARAINDIKNCARTNKFIDFQEHRVKDGAQTALVIHSIAQDYDLFLIGRRYGVESAQTIGLSQWSEDPELGTMGDLLTSKEVCNGASVLIVQQQRR